Within the Musa acuminata AAA Group cultivar baxijiao chromosome BXJ2-9, Cavendish_Baxijiao_AAA, whole genome shotgun sequence genome, the region ATATCATATGACATCACATGGATATGAATatgattaacaaaaaaaataatttcaatgtctatttaatttataataactttacaggcaaaaagataatttcaacatatCACGTCatggaaagaaaagaaatattaaaagtatcttttttttcatcacttttatatttattttatgtcatGTGTTTTCTTTTTCATCAATGCAACTAATAATATTAGGacaaatgagattatttattATACTTTTAGAATGATAAGGATTTGtgtaaatttttttaatacaaaTACCGTaatcccctcccccccctctccaTGGAGAATTCTACATTGTACTTAACatcaaagagaaaaaagaaggtaGTCTACCATCCATTTCCATTGTCATAAAGATATGATGAGTCTTTTTTCCTATGGTGGTTCACGTAATAAGAATCATAGCAATTATACCACTATCATTGTCTTTCACCAAGAAATAGCTACTATTTGGATTGTTACAATTGTTATCTTATGTTACACATATTTTACACTATGTCAAGTTTGCATTTTTCAATCAAGATTCTCATAAATCAAATATAAACACCAAATTTCATCACAATCAACCTCATAATGAATGCATTGCttagttttttttataaataggatGGGATAATCACAATAAAAATAATAGTTATAAAATTTTGAcgtcataaaaatattatttttatcaaataaataaaaaaatatttgaataattatatttatattattattaataaatatctCCGCTCCGGACGAGCCTACGCGAGCCATAATCGACACCTGTGAGTGGAACCCTAAATAAAATAAGAAGAGCAAAATTGGCAAGTCCTCCTTCGACTAACGCGAAACGCCGCCGCGTTCTTTACTCTCCCCTTACGCGACGTGCCTTGGCCTACCGGCTTCAGCGATTCTTCTTCTCGCCGCCTCAACCAACCCGTCAGATCAGATAGCGCAACTGCCCAACGCCGTCCTTCCCCATCTCTCCGCTTTCCCTTTGCTCCACTCTCCTTCTTCGCCTTCCGGCCCTCGCGACCATGATTTCCACCGCTAGTGGACCCAAAACCGTCGTCACCGGCTACCCTGCTGCCACCGCCGGCTCATCCTACCCCTACCCGGCTCCGCCGCCAGCCTCCTACTACCCTAATGGCCATCCGCCCCCACCCCCGCCCCAGCCGCTGTACTACCCCGCGGCTTACCCCGCCGCCGCCCCTCCTCCCCGCTACAACACCGCtttcctccgccgcctcctctcCATCGCTGttgccctcttcctcctcttcggccTCATCACGCTCATCGTCTGGCTCGTCCTCCGCCCCCGCTTACCGGAGTTCACCGTCTCCTCTGCTACCGTCTCTGGTTTCAACCTTTCCACCTCGCAGCAGCTGCTGTCCGCCGACTTCGATCTCGATCTTACCGTCCGTAATCCCAACAGCAAGATGGGGATCTACTACGACCACGTCGCCGCTGCCGTCCTCTATGGTTCCGACCCCCTGTCCGAGACCTCGCTCGCGCCTTTCTATCAGGCGAAAGGGGCGACCACCGCTCTCCGCGCTCGGCTTGTGGCAGTCGGGATGTACGTCGATTCCAACGTGGTGAAGGGGATCAACTCGGACCGTGGCCGAGGCGATGGGGCTGTGCGCTTCCAGGCTAGGGTTTCGGCGTGGGTGAGGTTTA harbors:
- the LOC135582571 gene encoding NDR1/HIN1-like protein 10; the protein is MISTASGPKTVVTGYPAATAGSSYPYPAPPPASYYPNGHPPPPPPQPLYYPAAYPAAAPPPRYNTAFLRRLLSIAVALFLLFGLITLIVWLVLRPRLPEFTVSSATVSGFNLSTSQQLLSADFDLDLTVRNPNSKMGIYYDHVAAAVLYGSDPLSETSLAPFYQAKGATTALRARLVAVGMYVDSNVVKGINSDRGRGDGAVRFQARVSAWVRFKPGAWKTRWHTMRVYCDDVPIGLRNGTTAATTGYLVGSTPKKCVVNL